The nucleotide window TACCGCGATCACGTCGTGCTCCACGGTCTGAATCTGAGTATTGCGGCCGGCCGCATTACAGCGTTGTGCGGACCGAACGGCTGCGGCAAAAGCACGCTGTTGCGCACGCTTGCCGGCTTGCAACCGGCACTGTCCGGCAGCGTCGATGTCAACGGTGTGCCGCTCGCCTCGCACGGGCGCCGCGTGTTGGCGCGCACGCTCACCATGCTCGCGCAGTTCAACCAGATCCCATCCGGCCTCACCGTGCGTGAGCTGGTCGCGTATGGTCGCTACGCGCACGGCGGCTGGCTGCGCGGACTCTCGCGCGCGGACCACGCAGCAATCGACGAGGCGCTCGTCACCAGCGGTCTCGCCGACGACGCCGCACGCGACGTCGCCGCGCTCTCGGGCGGCGAACGGCAACGCGCGTGGATCGCGATGGCGCTCGCACAACAGGCGCCGATCGTGCTGCTCGACGAACCGACGACCTATCTCGACATTCATCATCAACTA belongs to Paraburkholderia aromaticivorans and includes:
- a CDS encoding ABC transporter ATP-binding protein, giving the protein MTKSQGAALAAHSLTVGYRDHVVLHGLNLSIAAGRITALCGPNGCGKSTLLRTLAGLQPALSGSVDVNGVPLASHGRRVLARTLTMLAQFNQIPSGLTVRELVAYGRYAHGGWLRGLSRADHAAIDEALVTSGLADDAARDVAALSGGERQRAWIAMALAQQAPIVLLDEPTTYLDIHHQLDILRELRRLNRERGLTIVWVLHDLNQAAAYSDEIVLMRAGRIVAQGSPDAMLDPRHLNETFSVPMLKIAHPQTGAPMCVPAYEGDLLDNHADAPSFGEKAMSKDVAA